In Arcobacter sp. CECT 8983, a single window of DNA contains:
- the ureC gene encoding urease subunit alpha, producing the protein MYKISKAKYASMYGPTTGDRFRLADTSLVAKIEKDYTTYGEESKFGGGKTIRDGMSQSPLAVDTADLIITNAVIIDYTGIVKGDIGIKDGKISAIGKSGNPYNCDNITEGLEIGANTEILSAEGKIITAGGIDSHIHFISPGQIDEALASGVTTMIGGGTGPNTGTNATTCTPGEFNIHKMIEAVDDLPLNFGFMGKGNSSNYEALKVQIEAGAMGLKLHEDWGTTPNAIDTCLKVADDFDVQVAIHTDTLNESGFVDNTVNAFDGRTIHTFHSEGAGGGHAPDIMKVAGLANILPSSTNPTLPYTKNTIEEHLDMLMVCHHLSAKIPEDVSFAESRIRGKTIAAEDVLHDIGAISITSSDSQAMGRVGEVITRTWQVADSMKKQRGALEGDDNLSDNERIKRFVAKYTINPAIACGIDEYVGSVEVGKMADLVLWTPAFFGVKPELIIKGGFIALAMMGDSNASIPTPEPNMYRPMFGKLGKAAANTSALFVSKLSLDNGLVEKMNTNKSMLAVKNTRNIGKKDMKLNDFIGDIEVDPETYDVKVNGEIIKSSFQEELPMAKKYFLF; encoded by the coding sequence ATGTATAAAATTTCTAAAGCAAAATATGCCTCAATGTATGGACCAACTACTGGTGATAGATTTAGATTAGCTGATACCTCTTTAGTAGCAAAGATTGAAAAAGATTATACAACTTATGGTGAAGAATCAAAATTTGGTGGTGGTAAAACTATTAGAGATGGAATGAGCCAATCTCCCCTTGCTGTTGATACTGCTGATTTAATCATCACAAATGCTGTGATTATTGATTATACTGGTATTGTAAAAGGGGATATTGGTATAAAAGATGGAAAGATTTCTGCTATTGGAAAATCTGGAAATCCATACAACTGTGATAATATAACTGAGGGTTTAGAAATAGGTGCAAATACTGAGATTTTATCAGCAGAGGGTAAAATCATCACTGCTGGTGGAATTGATTCACACATTCACTTTATAAGTCCTGGTCAAATAGATGAAGCACTAGCTAGTGGTGTTACAACTATGATTGGTGGGGGAACTGGTCCAAACACAGGAACAAATGCTACAACTTGTACTCCAGGGGAATTCAATATCCATAAAATGATTGAAGCAGTTGATGACTTGCCATTAAATTTTGGTTTTATGGGTAAAGGAAATAGTTCAAATTATGAAGCTTTAAAAGTGCAAATTGAAGCTGGAGCTATGGGACTAAAACTTCATGAGGATTGGGGAACAACTCCAAATGCTATTGATACTTGTTTAAAAGTTGCAGATGATTTTGATGTTCAAGTTGCAATTCACACAGATACTTTAAATGAATCAGGTTTTGTAGATAACACTGTAAATGCATTTGATGGAAGAACTATCCATACTTTCCACTCTGAAGGAGCTGGAGGTGGTCATGCACCTGATATTATGAAAGTTGCTGGACTTGCTAATATCTTACCATCAAGTACAAACCCAACATTACCTTATACTAAAAATACAATAGAAGAACACCTTGATATGCTTATGGTTTGTCACCATTTAAGTGCTAAAATTCCAGAAGATGTAAGTTTTGCAGAATCTAGAATTAGAGGTAAAACTATTGCAGCAGAAGATGTTTTACATGATATTGGAGCAATATCAATTACAAGTAGTGATTCTCAAGCTATGGGAAGAGTTGGTGAGGTTATAACAAGAACTTGGCAAGTAGCAGACTCTATGAAAAAACAAAGAGGTGCACTTGAAGGTGATGATAATCTAAGTGATAATGAAAGAATCAAAAGATTTGTTGCTAAATATACTATAAACCCAGCTATTGCTTGTGGTATTGATGAATATGTAGGAAGTGTAGAAGTTGGTAAAATGGCAGATTTAGTTCTTTGGACTCCGGCATTTTTTGGAGTAAAACCAGAACTTATCATAAAAGGTGGATTTATAGCTTTAGCTATGATGGGAGATTCAAATGCCTCTATTCCAACCCCTGAACCAAATATGTATAGACCAATGTTTGGCAAGTTGGGTAAAGCAGCAGCTAATACAAGTGCACTATTTGTTTCTAAACTATCATTAGACAATGGTTTAGTAGAAAAGATGAATACAAATAAATCTATGCTTGCAGTTAAAAACACTAGAAATATAGGTAAAAAAGATATGAAGTTAAATGACTTTATTGGGGATATTGAAGTTGACCCTGAAACTTATGATGTAAAAGTTAATGGTGAGATTATAAAATCATCTTTCCAAGAAGAGTTACCAATGGCTAAAAAATATTTTCTATTTTAG